CTGACCCTCAGGTGGTTCGGGATGCCGAGGTTGCGGACGATGACACCCCGCTCGAGCAGGCGCTCGAAGACGTCGGTGGGGTCGTCGACCCCGCCGAAGAGGACGAAGTTCGACCACGTGGGCCACGGCTCGTACCCGAGTTCGGTCAAGTCGTGCACGATGCGATCACGCTGGGCCTTGATGTCGTCGACCATGGCGAGCATCTCGCTCGCGTGCGAGAGCGCTGCGACGGCCGCCGCCTGCGTCAGGGACGAGAGGTGGTACGGGAGGCGCACGAGACGCATCGCGTCGGCCACGGCCGGGTGCGCGGCCAGGTAGCCGACCCGGGCACCGGCGAACGCGAACGCCTTGCTCATCGTGCGGGACACGATCAGCCGCTCGCGGCCTGCCAGCAGGGTCAGTGCCGTCGGCTGATCGGCGGGCATGAACTCGGCGTAGGCCTCGTCGACGAAGACGATGCCGTCCGTGGCGTCGTAGGCAGCCTCGATCGTGGCGAGATCGAGGGGGGTACCCGTGGGGTTGTTCGGCCCGCAGAAGAAGACGATGTCGGGACGGGTGCGTTCGATCTCGGAGACCGCGGTCTCGGGTGAGATGCGGAACCCCTCGTCACGGCGACCCTCGACCCACCGACTGCCGGTGCCCGTGGCGATGATCGAGTGCATCGAGTAGGTGGGAGGAAACCCCAGGACGGAGCGGCCCGGGCCGCCGAAGGCCTGGAGGAGCTGCTGGATGACCTCGTTGGAGCCGTTCGCCGCCCAGATGTTGTCTCGGGTGAGACCGTGCCCGAGGTAAGCCGCGAGCGAGTCACGCAACGTCGTGAACTCGCGATCGGGGTACCGGTTGACGTCGAGGACCGCCCGGGCCACCGACTCGACGATGTCGCGAGCGACGTCTTCGGGAATGGGATGCGTGTTCTCGTTGACGT
This genomic interval from Frigoribacterium sp. Leaf415 contains the following:
- a CDS encoding histidinol-phosphate transaminase, translated to MSFSLDDLPIRDDLRGLTPYGAPQKKVPVALNVNENTHPIPEDVARDIVESVARAVLDVNRYPDREFTTLRDSLAAYLGHGLTRDNIWAANGSNEVIQQLLQAFGGPGRSVLGFPPTYSMHSIIATGTGSRWVEGRRDEGFRISPETAVSEIERTRPDIVFFCGPNNPTGTPLDLATIEAAYDATDGIVFVDEAYAEFMPADQPTALTLLAGRERLIVSRTMSKAFAFAGARVGYLAAHPAVADAMRLVRLPYHLSSLTQAAAVAALSHASEMLAMVDDIKAQRDRIVHDLTELGYEPWPTWSNFVLFGGVDDPTDVFERLLERGVIVRNLGIPNHLRVSAGTEAETTAFLEALRDIRLSS